From a single Nostoc sp. MS1 genomic region:
- a CDS encoding WD40 repeat domain-containing protein, which yields MRSEGTGRGYSLVRPYFIFLFIATIALSLNIGQGLRVSAADKVQVTPSTQSTGDFTNPRLLYNLNAHPGRVKSLAFSPNGQILVSGGAYNDGIIRLWNPITGKKVATINKAQKNTVESLVISPDGQTLASSGSDSTINLWNLKSNQFTRSFVGHTTSVTSLAVSADGKVLVSGALDGIRLWDLLQQRPLGTLVRFDNRIDTLAMSSDGQTLASGDTRGVIKLWDLSTGKLIRSFNGHSGAVTDITFTPDGQNLISCSSDRTIKIWNLPSEQLTRTLTGHNNWVYAIALNRDGKTLASAGRDGIKLWDISTGELLNTLIGHSDWVSAIAFSPDGQILASGGYDGKVIIWGNPSMTVRK from the coding sequence GTGAGGAGTGAGGGAACAGGAAGGGGGTACTCGCTAGTACGTCCGTATTTTATATTTTTATTTATAGCAACCATCGCTCTGTCTTTAAATATTGGGCAAGGGTTAAGGGTAAGTGCGGCTGATAAGGTTCAGGTTACGCCCAGTACACAATCAACTGGAGATTTTACTAATCCCCGCCTCCTGTACAACCTCAACGCTCATCCAGGGAGAGTAAAGTCTTTAGCTTTTAGTCCCAATGGTCAGATTCTCGTCAGTGGGGGTGCTTACAACGATGGTATTATCCGTTTATGGAACCCAATAACTGGTAAAAAAGTAGCTACTATCAATAAAGCCCAAAAAAATACGGTAGAGTCTTTGGTAATCTCCCCAGATGGGCAAACCCTCGCCAGTTCCGGTAGTGATAGTACTATTAATCTGTGGAATCTCAAAAGTAATCAATTTACACGTTCTTTTGTCGGACATACCACCAGTGTTACATCCTTAGCTGTGTCTGCTGATGGTAAAGTTCTAGTTAGTGGCGCTTTGGATGGAATACGATTGTGGGACTTACTCCAACAGCGCCCATTAGGGACTCTAGTACGCTTTGATAATAGAATTGATACTCTGGCGATGAGTTCTGATGGTCAAACTCTAGCTAGTGGCGATACCAGAGGTGTGATTAAACTGTGGGATTTAAGTACAGGTAAATTAATTCGCTCATTTAACGGACATTCTGGTGCAGTTACAGATATTACATTTACACCTGATGGACAAAATTTAATTAGTTGTAGTAGCGATCGCACTATTAAAATTTGGAATCTCCCCTCAGAACAACTCACCCGCACCCTAACAGGACATAATAATTGGGTATATGCGATCGCTCTTAACCGCGATGGTAAAACTCTAGCTAGTGCGGGTAGAGATGGCATTAAGCTATGGGATATATCTACAGGTGAATTATTAAATACACTGATTGGACATAGTGATTGGGTAAGTGCGATCGCTTTTAGTCCAGACGGTCAAATACTCGCCAGTGGCGGCTATGACGGTAAAGTTATCATTTGGGGTAATCCATCAATGACAGTCCGTAAGTAA
- a CDS encoding phosphoribulokinase — protein sequence MSRPIILGIVGDSAAGKTTLTRGIAQILGPENVTLICTDDYHRYDRKQRAEIGITALHPHCNHLDIMQQHLSLLRTGQPILKPVYSHKTGTFEPPQYIKPNKFVIIEGLLGYSTRAARECYDVKVYLAPPEDLRATWKVKRDTQKRGYTPEQVLAELEKREPDSEQFIRPQRQWSDIVVSFYPPCDDYDESNGHLNVRLVLRPTIPHPDFTPILNLTNGDSGSAIRLGLDRDMSKPVDVLEVDGHATLDQVNKLEHILCSDMPYLINVCDRESNPELGKVAGTTGETLQSYPLALTQLIITYHMLKATQIYQ from the coding sequence ATGAGCCGTCCAATAATTTTAGGTATTGTTGGTGATAGTGCTGCGGGTAAAACGACCCTAACTAGGGGAATCGCTCAGATACTAGGGCCGGAGAACGTCACACTCATCTGTACTGATGATTACCATCGGTATGACCGCAAGCAACGCGCAGAGATAGGAATTACAGCCCTCCACCCTCATTGTAACCATTTGGATATCATGCAGCAGCATCTATCGCTGCTACGCACAGGACAACCAATCCTCAAACCCGTTTATAGTCACAAAACTGGAACTTTTGAACCGCCTCAGTACATCAAACCTAATAAATTCGTCATTATCGAAGGATTGCTTGGTTACTCTACCCGTGCAGCCCGTGAATGCTACGATGTAAAAGTTTACCTCGCCCCTCCAGAAGACCTCCGCGCCACTTGGAAAGTCAAACGCGACACACAAAAACGTGGCTATACCCCCGAACAAGTATTAGCAGAATTAGAAAAACGCGAACCAGATTCAGAACAGTTTATTCGTCCCCAGAGACAATGGTCTGATATCGTTGTCAGCTTTTATCCACCATGTGATGATTATGATGAAAGCAACGGACACCTCAACGTACGTCTAGTATTGCGCCCCACTATTCCACACCCAGATTTTACGCCAATTCTCAATTTAACTAATGGTGATTCTGGTTCAGCAATTCGCCTGGGACTTGATAGGGATATGAGTAAACCAGTGGATGTATTAGAAGTTGATGGTCACGCCACTTTAGACCAGGTAAATAAGTTAGAGCATATTCTTTGTTCTGATATGCCCTATTTAATCAATGTATGCGATCGCGAAAGTAATCCAGAATTAGGTAAAGTCGCAGGTACAACAGGCGAAACCCTACAAAGTTACCCCCTTGCCCTCACTCAGTTAATCATCACCTACCATATGCTAAAGGCGACGCAAATCTATCAGTAA
- the radC gene encoding RadC family protein encodes MTYCLRIADIPTNERPRERLMTHGPKVLATAELIAILLGTGQGPGKLSAVGLGQYILQELSKHQRDPLAVLREVTPAELMQIPGIGPAKATTILAAIELGKRAFQSRPLDRTPIDSPVTAAAALSQDLMWQSQERFAVLLLDVKNRLLGTQVITIGTATETLASPREIFREVIRQGATRTIVAHNHPSGNVEPSPEDIELTRQLLAGAQLLGIPLLDHLILGNGNHQSLREITSLWNDYPQGD; translated from the coding sequence ATGACTTATTGCCTGAGAATTGCTGATATACCCACAAATGAGCGCCCCCGTGAACGGTTGATGACACATGGGCCAAAAGTTTTAGCCACAGCCGAGTTAATCGCAATTCTTTTAGGTACAGGTCAAGGGCCTGGCAAACTCTCAGCCGTCGGTTTAGGACAATATATATTACAGGAACTAAGTAAACATCAACGCGACCCATTAGCCGTTTTGCGAGAAGTTACGCCGGCTGAGTTAATGCAAATTCCCGGAATTGGCCCAGCAAAAGCCACAACTATCTTAGCGGCGATAGAATTGGGTAAACGTGCCTTTCAATCTCGTCCTCTAGATAGGACACCAATTGATAGCCCCGTGACGGCTGCGGCTGCACTGAGTCAGGATTTAATGTGGCAGAGTCAAGAACGGTTTGCTGTGTTATTGCTAGATGTAAAAAATCGCCTACTGGGAACACAGGTGATTACTATAGGTACGGCTACCGAAACTCTAGCTTCTCCACGGGAGATTTTTCGGGAAGTGATTCGCCAAGGTGCAACACGCACAATAGTTGCCCACAATCACCCTTCCGGTAACGTAGAACCTAGCCCAGAAGATATAGAGTTAACACGCCAACTTTTAGCAGGAGCGCAACTTTTAGGTATACCCTTGTTAGATCATTTAATTTTAGGTAATGGTAATCACCAGAGTTTACGGGAGATTACTAGTTTGTGGAATGATTATCCGCAAGGAGATTAA